The following proteins are co-located in the Brachybacterium sacelli genome:
- a CDS encoding sugar O-acetyltransferase, translating into MHSVPDPADTRTQRERMLAGDWYVSDAELGEAQHRAARLTDRYHRAWLAEAAEARELLAELLGGLGAGTVVRPPLALDYGSNLVLGERTYVNYHLTAADVATITIGDDCQIGPNVQLLTPIHPTEPGPRRDQWERAAPITIGDNVWLGGGATVLPGVTIGENSVIGAASVVTKDVPANVVAVGTPARVIRQL; encoded by the coding sequence ATGCACAGCGTCCCGGACCCGGCCGATACCCGCACCCAGCGTGAGCGCATGCTCGCGGGCGACTGGTACGTCTCCGACGCGGAGCTCGGCGAGGCCCAGCATCGGGCCGCCCGGCTGACGGACCGCTACCACCGGGCGTGGCTCGCCGAGGCGGCCGAGGCCCGGGAGCTGCTCGCCGAGCTGCTGGGCGGCCTGGGGGCGGGGACCGTCGTGCGGCCCCCGCTGGCCCTGGACTACGGCAGCAACCTGGTCCTGGGTGAGCGCACCTACGTCAACTATCACCTCACGGCGGCCGACGTCGCGACCATCACGATCGGGGACGACTGCCAGATCGGCCCCAATGTCCAACTGCTGACCCCGATCCATCCCACCGAGCCGGGCCCCCGCCGCGACCAGTGGGAGCGGGCCGCGCCGATCACGATCGGCGACAACGTCTGGCTGGGCGGGGGCGCCACCGTGCTGCCAGGGGTCACGATCGGTGAGAACTCGGTGATCGGTGCGGCCTCGGTGGTCACGAAGGACGTGCCGGCGAACGTGGTCGCCGTCGGCACTCCGGCCCGGGTGATCCGGCAGCTCTGA
- a CDS encoding MFS transporter, whose translation MSAPPDPTPFPGYRTDDPEYRRITLALFFAGIATFATLYSTQALLPELAAAFAVTPGQATLSLSVATIGLGAALLVAGALSEAYGRTRLIHLSLTASALVGVACALAPTWETLLGLRLLQGIALAGLPAVATAYLREEIHARVTARAAGLYIGGTALGGMTGRLITAGIGESLGWHWALGTIALVGLGCALAVRLLLPASRNFVPAPARPLRLARMMGGALRDPALLALYAIGGCGMGAFVAAYNALSFRLVAEPFSLGLGAAGLVFLVYPVGTVGSIVAGRLADASSRRLVVPIASAVLAAGLALTIPENLFVLVVGVAVMTGGFFAVHGVASGWVPVRAHAAGLAPGPAASVYLFAYYLGSSVFGSLAGLVWSAGGWSGVMTLTLTLTGIVVVLALLLRRTRSLESGRS comes from the coding sequence GTGAGTGCGCCGCCGGACCCGACCCCGTTCCCGGGATACCGCACCGACGACCCGGAGTACCGCCGCATCACGCTCGCCCTGTTCTTCGCGGGGATCGCCACCTTCGCCACGCTGTACAGCACCCAGGCTCTGCTGCCGGAGCTCGCCGCCGCCTTCGCCGTCACCCCCGGCCAGGCCACGCTCTCGCTGTCGGTCGCGACCATCGGCCTCGGGGCGGCCCTGCTCGTCGCCGGCGCCCTGTCCGAGGCCTACGGGCGCACCCGGTTGATCCACCTCTCGCTGACCGCGTCGGCCCTGGTCGGCGTGGCCTGCGCACTCGCCCCCACCTGGGAGACGCTGCTCGGCCTGCGCCTGCTGCAGGGGATCGCGCTCGCGGGGCTGCCCGCGGTGGCGACGGCCTATCTGCGCGAGGAGATCCACGCCCGGGTGACGGCCCGCGCAGCCGGCCTCTACATCGGCGGCACCGCCCTCGGCGGGATGACCGGACGACTGATCACCGCCGGGATCGGCGAGAGTCTGGGCTGGCACTGGGCCCTCGGCACCATCGCCCTGGTGGGCCTCGGCTGCGCCCTCGCCGTCCGCCTGCTGCTGCCGGCGTCGCGGAACTTCGTGCCCGCCCCCGCCCGTCCGCTCCGGCTCGCGCGGATGATGGGTGGCGCGCTGCGGGACCCTGCGCTGCTGGCCCTCTACGCGATCGGCGGATGTGGGATGGGCGCGTTCGTCGCCGCCTACAACGCCCTGAGCTTCCGCCTGGTGGCCGAACCCTTCTCGCTCGGCCTCGGCGCCGCGGGACTGGTGTTCCTGGTCTACCCGGTCGGGACCGTCGGCTCGATCGTGGCGGGCCGCCTCGCGGACGCCTCCTCGCGCCGCCTGGTGGTCCCGATCGCGAGCGCGGTGCTGGCCGCGGGTCTGGCGCTGACGATCCCGGAGAACCTGTTCGTGCTGGTGGTCGGGGTGGCCGTGATGACCGGCGGGTTCTTCGCCGTCCACGGGGTCGCCAGTGGCTGGGTCCCGGTGCGCGCCCACGCCGCGGGTCTCGCCCCCGGGCCGGCGGCCTCGGTGTATCTGTTCGCCTACTACCTGGGGTCCTCCGTGTTCGGCAGCCTCGCCGGCCTCGTCTGGTCCGCCGGCGGGTGGTCCGGGGTCATGACGCTCACCCTGACGCTGACCGGGATCGTCGTCGTGCTGGCGCTGCTGCTGCGACGCACCCGGTCGCTGGAGAGCGGGAGGAGCTGA
- the pdxS gene encoding pyridoxal 5'-phosphate synthase lyase subunit PdxS: MSTATTGTGTVKRGLAEMLKGGVIMDVVTAEQARIAEDAGAVAVMALERVPADIRAQGGVARMSDPDLIDAITAEVSIPVMAKARIGHFVEAQVLQQLRVDYVDESEVLSPADYVNHIDKHAFTVPFVCGATNLGEALRRITEGAAMIRSKGEAGTGDVSEATRHIRTITAEIRALAAKSEDELYVAAKDLQAPFSLVKEVAERGSLPVVLFTAGGVATPADAAMMMQLGADGVFVGSGIFTSGDPAARAAAIVRATTFHDDPSVVAEVSRGLGKAMVGISVADVPAPHRLADRGW, encoded by the coding sequence ATGAGCACAGCCACCACCGGAACCGGCACGGTCAAGCGCGGCCTGGCCGAGATGCTGAAGGGCGGCGTCATCATGGACGTCGTCACCGCCGAGCAGGCGCGGATCGCCGAGGACGCGGGCGCGGTCGCCGTCATGGCCCTCGAGCGCGTCCCCGCCGACATCCGGGCCCAGGGCGGCGTCGCCCGCATGAGCGACCCGGACCTCATCGACGCCATCACCGCCGAGGTCTCGATCCCGGTGATGGCCAAGGCCCGGATCGGCCACTTCGTCGAGGCGCAGGTGCTGCAGCAGCTGCGGGTCGACTACGTCGACGAGTCCGAGGTGCTCTCCCCCGCCGACTACGTCAACCACATCGACAAGCACGCCTTCACCGTGCCCTTCGTGTGCGGCGCGACCAACCTCGGCGAGGCCCTGCGGCGGATCACCGAGGGCGCGGCGATGATCCGCTCCAAGGGGGAGGCCGGCACCGGTGACGTCTCCGAGGCGACCCGGCACATCCGCACCATCACCGCGGAGATCCGGGCGCTGGCGGCCAAGAGCGAGGACGAGCTCTACGTCGCCGCCAAGGATCTGCAGGCCCCGTTCTCCCTGGTCAAGGAGGTCGCCGAACGCGGGTCCCTGCCGGTCGTGCTGTTCACCGCCGGTGGGGTCGCGACGCCGGCGGACGCCGCGATGATGATGCAGCTCGGGGCCGACGGGGTCTTCGTCGGCTCCGGCATCTTCACCTCCGGGGACCCTGCGGCGCGCGCCGCGGCGATCGTCAGGGCCACCACCTTCCACGACGACCCCTCCGTGGTCGCCGAGGTCTCGCGCGGGCTCGGCAAGGCGATGGTCGGGATCAGCGTCGCCGACGTCCCCGCACCGCACCGTCTGGCCGATCGCGGCTGGTGA
- a CDS encoding aminotransferase class I/II-fold pyridoxal phosphate-dependent enzyme — protein MSTDQEQVISGGTAAEIADSVRGLVERGALAPGSPLPSVRALAEQLGVNRNTAVAAYRTLARSGVVVSQGRAGTRVAQRSRVPQEGFAAAGSLRDVGTGNPDPSLIPDLRPALAAAVGRPVLYGEPVIDRDLESWARVWVGSDLPGDADDLRLTLTSGAVDAVERLLAQALLRDDAVALEDPCFLASIHLSRIGGYRAVPVPVDAEGMTVDGLRHALDQGVRAVVSTPRAQNPTGASLTPRRAAQLREVLADHPYVLVVQDDYFSFLSRRPFFSIIGPEHRRWALIRSVSKFAGPDMCLAVTASDPDTAARLALRLSPGTTWVSHLLQRLTHGVMTDAGALALIEQAGAHYAERNTAFAERLADHGLEAPPGDGLSLWVPVPVPARDVAERLMRRGWLVRTGDEFRLEPTDEPSRHLRLTVHDLDQQAARTLASDLAAAVDEAC, from the coding sequence GTGAGCACGGACCAGGAGCAGGTGATCAGCGGCGGCACCGCCGCGGAGATCGCCGACAGCGTGCGCGGCCTCGTCGAGCGCGGTGCCCTGGCCCCGGGGAGCCCCCTTCCCTCCGTGCGCGCTCTGGCGGAGCAGCTCGGCGTCAACCGCAACACCGCCGTGGCCGCCTACCGCACGCTCGCCCGTTCCGGCGTCGTCGTCTCCCAGGGTCGCGCCGGCACCCGCGTCGCCCAGCGCTCCCGCGTCCCGCAGGAGGGCTTCGCCGCCGCCGGTTCCTTGCGCGACGTCGGGACCGGCAACCCCGATCCGTCGCTGATCCCCGATCTGCGCCCCGCGCTCGCAGCGGCCGTCGGGCGCCCCGTGCTCTACGGCGAACCGGTCATCGACCGCGACCTGGAGAGCTGGGCGCGGGTCTGGGTCGGGTCCGACCTGCCGGGGGATGCAGACGACCTGCGTCTGACGCTGACCAGCGGTGCCGTCGACGCCGTCGAGCGCCTGCTGGCCCAGGCCCTCCTGCGCGACGACGCCGTGGCCCTCGAGGACCCGTGCTTCCTGGCCAGCATCCATCTCTCCCGGATCGGCGGCTATCGGGCCGTTCCCGTGCCCGTCGACGCCGAGGGCATGACCGTCGACGGACTCCGCCATGCGCTCGACCAGGGCGTCCGCGCGGTGGTGAGCACGCCGCGGGCCCAGAACCCCACCGGGGCATCGCTCACGCCGCGGCGCGCCGCCCAGCTGCGCGAGGTGCTGGCCGATCACCCCTACGTGCTCGTCGTCCAGGACGACTACTTCTCGTTCCTCTCCCGTCGGCCGTTCTTCTCGATCATCGGCCCCGAGCACCGGCGCTGGGCGCTGATCCGCTCCGTGTCCAAGTTCGCCGGCCCCGACATGTGCCTGGCCGTGACCGCCTCCGACCCCGACACCGCCGCCCGCTTGGCGCTGCGCCTCAGCCCCGGCACCACCTGGGTCAGCCACCTGCTGCAGCGGCTCACGCACGGGGTGATGACCGACGCCGGCGCCCTCGCCCTCATCGAGCAGGCCGGTGCGCACTACGCCGAGCGCAACACCGCCTTCGCCGAACGCCTGGCCGACCACGGGCTCGAGGCCCCGCCCGGGGACGGCCTGAGCCTCTGGGTGCCGGTGCCGGTGCCCGCCCGGGACGTCGCCGAGCGCCTCATGCGCCGCGGCTGGCTGGTCCGCACCGGCGACGAGTTCCGGCTCGAGCCGACCGACGAGCCCTCTCGCCACCTGCGCCTGACCGTGCACGACCTGGACCAGCAGGCGGCGAGGACCCTCGCCTCCGACCTCGCCGCCGCGGTGGACGAGGCCTGCTGA